The following coding sequences are from one Humulus lupulus chromosome X, drHumLupu1.1, whole genome shotgun sequence window:
- the LOC133806322 gene encoding uncharacterized protein LOC133806322, producing the protein MTGNFIQLNIVYIYIWLLMAAACGLFISEEALNIWVGISIGRMLTLDGSWKSLAESFSRNAGYITLTIFWVYWGVCISDLIPFYFGKLFKQSGASDDVCSKLGIGKEKALSITRVVQKYGNLIGFVERFSLGVRNPTAFLAGASVSVQ; encoded by the exons ATGACCGGGAATTTTATACAATTGAATATAGTTTAT ATTTACATTTGGCTGCTTATGGCTGCTGCTTGTGGTCTTTTCATTAGTGAAGAAGCTTTAAATATCTGG GTTGGCATATCTATAGGAAGGATGCTAACTTTGGATGGGTCATGGAAGTCTCTTGCTGAGTCCTTTTCTAGGAATGCTGGATACATAACATTGACGATTTTTTGGGTGTACTG GGGAGTGTGCATTAGTGACTTGATACCATTTTATTTTGGAAAGCTTTTCAAGCAGTCTGGGGCATCTGATGATGTTTGTTCAAAG TTAGGGATTGGAAAAGAGAAAGCTTTGAGCATAACTCGTGTTGTTCAAAAATATGGCAATCTCATTGGTTTTG TTGAACGATTTTCCCTTGGAGTAAGAAATCCAACAGCATTTTTGGCCGGGGCATCGGTTAGTGTTCAATGA